GCGGCATGTGCAGCATGGCCGCTTCGAGTGCCTCGGGACTGCCAGACTCCAGCGCCAGGTGAACCTGGCCGTAACGTTGCCGCCCTTCCGCCTGAATGGTGGTAACCACTGCCTTGTCCAGGACATGGTAATTGCTCGGGGTAAACGCCTCCTCCGTGACCTCTTGCGCTTCGCCGGAGTCATCGCCCATGCCTGGCAATCCACCGCCGAGGAACCACAGGGTTCCCACTACCGACAATACGATGGCCAGAATCACCACCACAACCAGCATGATGATCAGCTTGAGTTTACCCTTCTTGGCAGGCGCCGCCTGAGTTTCGTTGTTTTCAGCCATAGTGTCCGCTTTGCCAGAAATCCGTCGGCGGAAGCGCTTTTCCGCGACTTTTCAGGAGTGGATGCAAAGGGCGGGCCAGAACACCCAGCCTTCCCGTTCAAAACCGCAGTTTAGCGTTGCAGGGAAGGATGGGCAAAGGAGTTTGGAAGAGGCAGGACAAACGATCAGGCGAAGATGTCCACTTCGCCCTTCCAGCTGAGATCCAGGGTATGGGCGTGGCTACCATCGGCGTCCGGATCCCCGTCAACGAGAGCGGTGCCGGTGCCCCCGGCGGCCTGGCCGTCAGCAGTCTCCTGCTGGCCGGACTGCTGCTGGGGCGAATCCGAGACATCAAAGCCGGCCAGGGACAGCCCCTGCTCGCTCAGCATGTCACGCAGGCGGTGGGAGTTCAGTTCCAGCTGGTCACGTACCACCGGATTGGCAGAGTGTACCGTGATGCTGGCCTGCTCGTTCTGAACACGCACCTTGACCTCCATGGGGCCCATATCCGGCGGTGTCAGGTGAATTTCGGCAACCGACATGTTTCTGGCGGTGAGCCAGCTCAGCTTACCCACCAGCTTGTCGCCCCATTCAGCATGGCCAACCGGCACATCGATGGAGGTGGCGTAGCCACGAAGGGGGGCGGCTGTTTCTGGAGTCAGACGGGCCGTGTTGTTGCCGCCGGCCGCCTGCTGGGACACCAGATCCATGGCCGACTGAAAGCGCCCGTTAGCAGGCAGCGAGTTCGCCTCCGGGCTACGTCCCAGCTCGGTCACCAGCGACGCTTTCAGGGATTCGGCCGTAGGCCCGTCCTGTACCACGCCGGCATTCCTCAGGGTTGCCTGGCCGGTGGCGACCCCTCGCAATCCGTGCAGCGGGCCCTGCGACGCAGTCTGAAGCCCGCCCTCCCTCAACTGACCGTTCATGGCGTTCTGAAGCCCGGCTGCCACGGCGGGCGCTTCCAATGCACGGGCACCCTGCGGGTTCACCAGGCTCTGAAGCTCCGCAAAGGTCAGCGGCAACAGCAGTGGATCGACGGCCAATTCACCGTTCCCTGCCGCCAGTGCGTCCGCCGGCAAAGGTTCAGCGGTGTCTTGCGACTCCTGTGGCCCGTTACTGGCCGACACCTCCCCGTACGCCGCTTTCCCGGAGGTTTCGCCGGCCTTTGCCTGATCGGGCGACTCCGGCCGGTATTCACTGGTCTTTTCCTGGGCTTTTGCGTCCTGGGCTTTCGCGGCGTCTTTGCGCTCGGCCTGCTTGCGATCAAGACGCTGCTGTTCAGCCTTGGAGACAGACTCGAAATCGCTTTTCCTGTCGGCCGGATCAGGGCTGGAAACAGACTTTGACGGGCCGGGATCCTTGTGGGTCCCGGGCGCGGGGGTTTGGGGGAGAACCATCTGGGCCATGGCAACCTCTTGCCGCTTTTATCGCATGATCGCCCTTACCTTGCCGGTTTGAAGCCGTGGTAGAGGCAGTTTGTTCCGTTATGCGATAGTCAAAGCAAATGTGATGCCATGGTACCGTCAGCTTACCAGAAGCGCGTGTAGCCTCTGCGTGACCTGCCGGAATTCAGCGTCAATGGCATCCAGCAACGCGGGTGCCTCATCAAGCCTTGATGCCTTTCCAGCCTTCTCCGCCTCCAGACAAAGCTCCCCGAGCCTGGGTGCACCAATGTTGATGCAACTGCCCTTGAAACTGTGGGCGGCTTTGGTAAAAGCGTCGCCATCGTCGGCCTCCAGCGCCTGCCGAAGGCTGTGAATTCGATCCCGTGAATCGGCGAGATAGGTCTGGATCAGAACTTCGAATTCGTCCTCCATCACGTCCTGGAGTTCTGCCAGTGCCTCTTCATCTAGGTGTGGTTTGTCACCCATGACCAACCCTCCTTGTGTGTTCAATACCGTTCCCCCCTATTGGCCGGGGGTCTCGGAAAAATGCCAGTCGTACACAATTTCAACATGATTGCCCCGGCCATGAAACCGGATCGACTCGGCAAGACGCCGGAGCAGGAGTAAACCCCGACCGGCATAGTGCCCTCTGCTCACCTGCAACCCGTCGGATACCAGGCCAGGGTGGTTGTGGAAGTCGAAGCCACGACCACTGTCTTCGCAGGTGATGCGCAGCCGGCCACCCTCATCTTTCAGTGAATGATGCAGGGTAAAGCGTATGTAGTGGCCGTCAATCTCGGCGAGGCGGCGCCGGCGCTCTGCGTAATATTGACCGAACCCGTCCCTGGATTGCTTCCACTCTGACGGCAGCTCCAGCACACCGTGCTCCAGGGCGTTGTTGTAGAGCTCCGCCAGCATGGTATAGATTTCACCACTCTTGCGACGCAGCCCAGGGACCTCCATGCAGATATGCAGCAGCAGCGGTAGCGGACTGAATTCGCCCAGGGTCTGCTCACGCACCTCGTAACTGCACCGCCACTCCGCCGGACCAGCAAGGGCTGAAGGCGTTACCCGGTCCGTCGGGAAGGGCATGCCCGACTCATCGCTCATATCCAGACAGCAGAGCGTGAGATCATCGCCATCACCCGGCGTCCCCTTGAACTCCCGCACCGCCGACATCAGGGCGTCAAACGGGTGCGCCTCACGATTGAGCGAGCTCAGGGTGTCGCGAACCCCTGCCTCACCGAACACCCGATCTTCCGCATTGGCAGCCTCCAGGAACCCGTCTGTCATCATCAGTAGCCGGTCCCCTTGCCGGGCTCCAATCCGTTCAAATTCGGCATTGAACGCCTCGGGGGCAAGGATACCCAACGGCAGGTGGCGGGAGGGCAGCAGCTCGGTCTCTCCGTCTCCCCGGACCAACCAGCCATCCGGCAAACCTCCGTTCCATACCTGGAGCTGGTTGTGCTTGAAATCCGCCTCGATCATAGCGCCGCAGCAGAACATGCCCGTGGGCAGAATACGCGTGAGTTTCTGGTTGATTTCCTTGAGCACGTCCTGGCCATTAAAGCCCTTGCTGGACATGCCATAAAAAATCTCCGCAACCGGCATGGCCCCGATGGCCGCCGGCAGGCCATGGCCCGTGAAATCGCCCATGAATACCAGCATGCCGCCCGAGGGCCTGGGGGAGGCAAACAGCACATCGCCGTTGAAGATTGACTGGGGGGAAGCGTGGTAGCGGATGTTGTCGGCATCCAGACAGCCGGAGTGAGCAACGTTGTCGAACACCCGCTTGGCGACCTCCTGCTCCTCGGTCAACTGACGGTTACGCTCGCGGATCAGGTCTCGTTGGTTGGACAGGGTTCGGTGCATCAACCGCATTCGGTTGAAGGCCTTGATCTTGGCTTCAATGATGATGCGGTTGTAGGGCTTGCCGAGGAAGTCGTCGCCTCCAGCCTCCAGACAGCGTGCGAGAGCGCCGGCTTCGGACAGGGAGGTAAGGAAAATAACGGGCACCAGTTGCTCGCCAGCGAGGGCCTTGATCTGCCGCGCGGCTTCCATACCATCCATCACCGGCATCAGTGCGTCCAGCAAGACCAGATCGGGCGACAACTCCCGGAAGCGGGCGACGGCGTCAGAGCCGTTGGTGACATCCACCACGTCATGCCCGAGGCGCTTGAGCAGCGTCTTGAGAATGAGTCGGTCGCTGTCGGAATCGTCGGCAATCAGGATCCTGAGAGGGCCGTGTTCTGCAACGGAATCATCCATGAGAACTCCGGTTGGGGCCTGGCATTAGCGGATCTGAAACAGCTTCTCGAAATTTGAAATAGAGAGGATTCGCCGGACGTCGCTGTTGCAGTTTTCAATCACGACCCGGGCACTATCACCACCGGCGTAGTCACGAAGCAATAGCAGCATGCCAAGGGCCGAACTGTCGAGATACGTGGTTTCAGAAAGATCCACTACGTAGTGCTGCACCGTCGAGTCACCGTGTTCATAGGCATCTCTGAAGGCCTGGTGAGTGCTGAAATCGAAACGCCCCTCAATGCTGATAACAAGGGTCTGACCGTTATCATCCCGGCGCGTCTGAATCGGCATTCCAAACCTCCATGGGCATCAAGAGCAATGTTCCCGCGGGCTTCCACCCACTTTCCCTTACCGGTAAAGGATAGCTGAGTTGACTGGATTTGCACCCATTTTCCGACGGCGATATCGGGATTTCAGCGCCGCCGGCGTTGAAAGGCCCGAACGGCCGCTTCGTCGGCCAGCTTCTGCTCACGCAGGTCCTGCTCGCGCTGCTCCTGCTGACGGCAGCTCTCGATGTACTTTTCCATGCCGCGCCGACGCTCCCAGGCCTCCTGCCACGCTTTCTTTCGCGTCTCGAATACCTTTTCGGCCTGTTCCAGTTGCTTCTGCTGCTGGCGAATCACCTGATCAAGCTGTGCGATGAACGCCTGCCAGGCCTGCAGACGGGTAACCTGAACCACACCCTGCTGACTGCTGCGGATCTGGTCACGATATTCCTGCTGGTAACGATGCAGGTTCTCAACCTGTTCACGCTGTTGCTCGACCTGCTTCCTCGCTTCTCCCATACGCTCGAGGGCTTCCTGCTCCTTTCGCTCCTCGAGGGTCAGAACCACTTCCAGACGCCGGGACCGAAGCATCAGGCCTCACCTCCGCCGCCGGTACCCGAGGGATTTGGCACAGCTGAGCGCCGCCGCTCGGGCGACCGGCGTTCTGGCACCACCGCAAGTAACTGCTCAATGCTCTCGGCCAGGGGCGCGCTCTCGTTCAGTCCCTGCTGCAGGAACTGACGCATGTTGCCTATGTGGGTAATGGCGAAATCAGTTTCCGGATCCGAGCCCTTCACGTAGGCCCCCACGGAGATAAGGTCCCTGGCCTGTTGATAGCGGGAATACACTTGCTTGAATCGCTGGGCGCGCGAAAAATGCTCGGTTTCGGTGACCTGGGGCATGACTCGGCTGATAGAGGCCTCGACGTCGATGGCGGGATAATGTCCTTCCTCTGCCAGGCGCCGGGACAGCACGATGTGACCGTCGAGAATGGCCCTTGCAGCGTCCGCAATGGGATCCTGCTGGTCATCACCCTCGGTGAGAACCGTGTAAAAAGCGGTGATCGAGCCACCACCGGGGCGGCCATTGCCGGTACGTTCAACCAGTTGCGGCAACTTGGCAAACACCGAGGGCGGATAGCCCTTGGTGGCCGGCGGTTCGCCAACCGCCAGAGCAATCTCCCGCTGGGCCTGGGCGTAGCGGGTCAGGGAGTCCATCAGCAGGAGTACCCGCTTGCCCTGATCGCGGTAGTATTCGGCAATTCGAGTGGTCAGCATTGCTGCCCGCAGGCGCATCAGTGGCGAATCATCGGCCGGCGCCGCCACAACTACAGAACGCGCCAGGCCCTCGTCGCCGAGGATATCCTCGATGAATTCCTTGACCTCCCGGCCCCGCTCGCCGATCAGACCCACAACGGTGATATCGGCATTGGTAAAGCGCGTCATCATGCCCAGCAGCATGCTCTTGCCCACGCCACTGCCGGCAAACAGGCCAAGCCGCTGGCCCTGCCCTACGGTCATCAGCGCATTGATGGCGCGAATGCCCACGTCCATGGACTGGCGTACGGGCGCCCGGTTCAGGGGGTTGATGATATCGCCGGTCAGCGATACCCGGGCTTCGGCCTGGAGCGGCCCCTTGCCATCGAGCGGCTCACCGCTGCCATCCACCACCCGGCCAAGCAGTTGCGGGCCCACGGGCACCCGGCTCGCCGCAGACAATGGCACGACACGGGCACCGGGCCGGAGCCCCTCGATGGCCGTCAATGGCATCAGGTAGACCTTGTCGTCCTCGAAGCCCACCACTTCCGCTTCCACATTTCCGGTGTTCTGGCCAAATATGACGCAGCGGTCGCCCACCACCATGGGGCAACCCACGCATTCGAGGGTCAGGCCCACCATGCGGGTCAGGCGGCCGGATAATTCGGGTTCGGGTCCGTTACCAAGAAAGTCCTGAAACCGGTTCAGGCGCTCAGCGAGAGTCGATGTCATCGTCGTCTCCGGGGGCATCCGGCTCAGCGGAATCCAGAACGTCGCGGTGGAACCCGGTCAGATCTTCCATCATGGAGTCG
The nucleotide sequence above comes from Marinobacter gudaonensis. Encoded proteins:
- a CDS encoding flagellar basal body-associated FliL family protein, with protein sequence MAENNETQAAPAKKGKLKLIIMLVVVVILAIVLSVVGTLWFLGGGLPGMGDDSGEAQEVTEEAFTPSNYHVLDKAVVTTIQAEGRQRYGQVHLALESGSPEALEAAMLHMPLIRSQLVMVLGSSDFNNLQTPEGRQALADRMLATVNQVLEQEGEAPIKRVLFTNFVVQ
- a CDS encoding flagellar hook-length control protein FliK, with the translated sequence MAQMVLPQTPAPGTHKDPGPSKSVSSPDPADRKSDFESVSKAEQQRLDRKQAERKDAAKAQDAKAQEKTSEYRPESPDQAKAGETSGKAAYGEVSASNGPQESQDTAEPLPADALAAGNGELAVDPLLLPLTFAELQSLVNPQGARALEAPAVAAGLQNAMNGQLREGGLQTASQGPLHGLRGVATGQATLRNAGVVQDGPTAESLKASLVTELGRSPEANSLPANGRFQSAMDLVSQQAAGGNNTARLTPETAAPLRGYATSIDVPVGHAEWGDKLVGKLSWLTARNMSVAEIHLTPPDMGPMEVKVRVQNEQASITVHSANPVVRDQLELNSHRLRDMLSEQGLSLAGFDVSDSPQQQSGQQETADGQAAGGTGTALVDGDPDADGSHAHTLDLSWKGEVDIFA
- a CDS encoding Hpt domain-containing protein, with the protein product MGDKPHLDEEALAELQDVMEDEFEVLIQTYLADSRDRIHSLRQALEADDGDAFTKAAHSFKGSCINIGAPRLGELCLEAEKAGKASRLDEAPALLDAIDAEFRQVTQRLHALLVS
- a CDS encoding PP2C family protein-serine/threonine phosphatase, with the translated sequence MDDSVAEHGPLRILIADDSDSDRLILKTLLKRLGHDVVDVTNGSDAVARFRELSPDLVLLDALMPVMDGMEAARQIKALAGEQLVPVIFLTSLSEAGALARCLEAGGDDFLGKPYNRIIIEAKIKAFNRMRLMHRTLSNQRDLIRERNRQLTEEQEVAKRVFDNVAHSGCLDADNIRYHASPQSIFNGDVLFASPRPSGGMLVFMGDFTGHGLPAAIGAMPVAEIFYGMSSKGFNGQDVLKEINQKLTRILPTGMFCCGAMIEADFKHNQLQVWNGGLPDGWLVRGDGETELLPSRHLPLGILAPEAFNAEFERIGARQGDRLLMMTDGFLEAANAEDRVFGEAGVRDTLSSLNREAHPFDALMSAVREFKGTPGDGDDLTLCCLDMSDESGMPFPTDRVTPSALAGPAEWRCSYEVREQTLGEFSPLPLLLHICMEVPGLRRKSGEIYTMLAELYNNALEHGVLELPSEWKQSRDGFGQYYAERRRRLAEIDGHYIRFTLHHSLKDEGGRLRITCEDSGRGFDFHNHPGLVSDGLQVSRGHYAGRGLLLLRRLAESIRFHGRGNHVEIVYDWHFSETPGQ
- a CDS encoding STAS domain-containing protein, which produces MPIQTRRDDNGQTLVISIEGRFDFSTHQAFRDAYEHGDSTVQHYVVDLSETTYLDSSALGMLLLLRDYAGGDSARVVIENCNSDVRRILSISNFEKLFQIR
- the fliJ gene encoding flagellar export protein FliJ, giving the protein MLRSRRLEVVLTLEERKEQEALERMGEARKQVEQQREQVENLHRYQQEYRDQIRSSQQGVVQVTRLQAWQAFIAQLDQVIRQQQKQLEQAEKVFETRKKAWQEAWERRRGMEKYIESCRQQEQREQDLREQKLADEAAVRAFQRRRR
- the fliI gene encoding flagellar protein export ATPase FliI produces the protein MTSTLAERLNRFQDFLGNGPEPELSGRLTRMVGLTLECVGCPMVVGDRCVIFGQNTGNVEAEVVGFEDDKVYLMPLTAIEGLRPGARVVPLSAASRVPVGPQLLGRVVDGSGEPLDGKGPLQAEARVSLTGDIINPLNRAPVRQSMDVGIRAINALMTVGQGQRLGLFAGSGVGKSMLLGMMTRFTNADITVVGLIGERGREVKEFIEDILGDEGLARSVVVAAPADDSPLMRLRAAMLTTRIAEYYRDQGKRVLLLMDSLTRYAQAQREIALAVGEPPATKGYPPSVFAKLPQLVERTGNGRPGGGSITAFYTVLTEGDDQQDPIADAARAILDGHIVLSRRLAEEGHYPAIDVEASISRVMPQVTETEHFSRAQRFKQVYSRYQQARDLISVGAYVKGSDPETDFAITHIGNMRQFLQQGLNESAPLAESIEQLLAVVPERRSPERRRSAVPNPSGTGGGGEA